A section of the Delphinus delphis chromosome 1, mDelDel1.2, whole genome shotgun sequence genome encodes:
- the LOC132437610 gene encoding small ribosomal subunit protein eS4, X isoform-like: MACGPKKHLKRVAAPKHWMLDKLTGVFAPRPSTGPHNLRECLPLVVFLRNRLKYALTGDEVKKICMQRFVKIDGKVRTDITYPAGFMDVISIDKTGENFRLIYDTKGRFAVHRITPEEAKYKLCKVRKVFMGTKGIPHLVTHDARTIRYPDTLIKVNDTIQIDLETGKITDFIKFDTGNLCMVTGGANLGRIGVITNRERHPGSFDAVPVKDANSNSFATQLSNIFVIGKGNKPWISLPRGKGIRLTIAEERDKRLAAKQSSG, translated from the coding sequence ATGGCTTGTGGTCCCAAGAAGCACCTGAAGCGCGTAGCAGCTCCAAAGCATTGGATGCTGGATAAACTGACTGGTGTGTTTGCTCCTCGTCCATCTACCGGTCCCCACAATCTGAGGGAATGTCTCCCTCTAGTTGTTTTCCTAAGGAACAGACTTAAATATGCCCTAACAGGAGATGAAGTAAAGAAGATCTGCATGCAGCGTTTCGTTAAGATTGATGGCAAGGTCCGCACTGATATAACCTACCCTGCTGGTTTTATGGATGTCATCAGCATTGACAAGACTGGAGAGAATTTTCGTCTGATCTATGACACCAAGGGTCGCTTTGCTGTTCATCGTATTACACCTGAGGAGGCCAAGTATAAGTTATGCAAAGTGAGAAAGGTCTTTATGGGGACAAAAGGAATCCCTCATCTGGTGACCCATGATGCTCGCACCATCCGCTACCCTGATACCCTCATCAAGGTGAATGACACCATTCAGATTGATTTGGAGACTGGCAAGATTACTGATTTCATCAAATTTGACACTGGTAACCTGTGCATGGTGACTGGAGGTGCTAACCTGGGAAGAATTGGTGTGATCACTAACCGGGAGAGACATCCTGGTTCTTTTGATGCAGTTCCTGTGAAAGATGCCAACAGCAATAGCTTTGCCACGCAGCTCTCCAACATTTTTGTTATTGGCAAAGGCAACAAACCATGGATCTCTCTTCCTCGTGGAAAGGGTATCCGCCTTACCATTGCTGAGGAGAGAGACAAGAGACTGGCAGCCAAACAGAGCAGTGGATAA